A window of Clavibacter michiganensis contains these coding sequences:
- a CDS encoding DeoR/GlpR family DNA-binding transcription regulator codes for MADDTASVPAATRRSRILERLADRGFATVAELAADAGVSAVTIRADLDALADSAAVQRVHGGAVLRSGLGAREQSLEVTLESAADAKRAIGRAAADLVESGQSVLLDVGSTTLQVARALVAREDLVDVTVITNGLTLALELERAMPRFTVVVTGGTLRALQHSLVDPLATVVLDRLHPDVAFIGCNGIDVDRGVTNVNLPEAEVKRRMVAASARTVVVADGAKLGRTHLGSVAPLDLVDTLLTDADADPHEVRRLRDAGLRVVAAAGRPSAAARP; via the coding sequence ATGGCCGACGACACCGCATCCGTCCCCGCGGCGACCCGCCGGTCGCGCATCCTCGAGCGGCTCGCCGACCGCGGCTTCGCGACGGTCGCCGAGCTCGCGGCCGACGCGGGCGTCTCCGCCGTCACCATCCGCGCCGACCTCGACGCGCTGGCTGACTCCGCCGCCGTCCAGCGCGTGCACGGCGGCGCCGTCCTCCGCTCCGGCCTCGGCGCGCGCGAGCAGAGCCTCGAGGTGACGCTCGAGTCGGCCGCCGACGCCAAGCGCGCCATCGGCCGCGCCGCCGCCGACCTCGTGGAGAGCGGCCAGAGCGTGCTGCTCGACGTCGGCAGCACGACCCTCCAGGTGGCCCGCGCGCTCGTGGCGCGCGAGGACCTCGTCGACGTCACGGTCATCACGAACGGGCTGACCCTGGCACTGGAGCTCGAGCGGGCGATGCCGCGCTTCACCGTGGTCGTCACCGGCGGCACGCTCCGGGCGCTGCAGCACAGCCTCGTGGATCCGCTCGCCACCGTCGTGCTCGACCGCCTCCACCCCGACGTCGCGTTCATCGGCTGCAACGGGATCGACGTCGACCGCGGCGTCACCAACGTCAACCTGCCCGAGGCCGAGGTGAAGCGCCGGATGGTCGCCGCGAGCGCGCGCACCGTGGTCGTCGCCGACGGGGCCAAGCTCGGGCGCACGCACCTCGGGTCCGTCGCGCCGCTCGACCTCGTCGACACGCTGCTCACGGACGCCGACGCCGACCCGCACGAGGTCCGCCGGCTGCGCGACGCCGGCCTGCGCGTCGTCGCCGCGGCGGGCCGGCCGTCCGCGGCCGCGCGGCCGTAA
- the galT gene encoding galactose-1-phosphate uridylyltransferase — MHADQTVTTSPSGITQRRTLLSDGRELVYFDDADTTLPPERAADARPAAPRPPTATMRQDVLTGEWVSIAAARQNRAHLPPAELDPLAPATPSNPSEIPSMYDVAVFENKSPSFGPALADTAGVDAPVDDDDLTAIGLERTRTSVGRCEVVCFSPAHTGSFSGLTPSRARTVVEAWAERTRALSAMPGIRQVFPFENRGEAIGVTLHHPHGQIYSYPYITPRTRRLVESIERFGPGLFQRILETEQASERVVLRGEHFTAFVPFAARWPVEIHLLPHRHVPDLAETTEAERDELATMYLELLQGMDRLYDTPTPYISAWHQAPVDAHRDEIRLMLQITSPRRAADKLKFLAGSEAAMGAWIGDVPPEKAAEMIRKAVEDA; from the coding sequence ATGCATGCCGACCAGACCGTCACGACGTCGCCGTCCGGGATCACGCAGCGCCGCACGCTGCTGTCCGACGGCCGCGAGCTCGTCTACTTCGACGACGCCGACACGACCCTCCCGCCCGAGCGCGCCGCCGACGCCCGGCCCGCCGCACCCCGCCCGCCCACCGCGACGATGCGGCAGGACGTGCTCACGGGCGAGTGGGTCTCCATCGCGGCCGCGCGCCAGAACCGCGCGCACCTGCCGCCGGCCGAGCTGGATCCCCTCGCCCCGGCGACCCCGAGCAACCCGTCCGAGATCCCGAGCATGTACGACGTCGCGGTCTTCGAGAACAAGTCGCCGTCCTTCGGGCCCGCGCTCGCCGACACCGCGGGGGTGGACGCGCCCGTCGACGACGACGACCTCACCGCGATCGGCCTGGAGCGCACCCGCACCTCGGTCGGCCGCTGCGAGGTCGTCTGCTTCAGCCCCGCGCACACCGGCTCGTTCAGCGGCCTCACGCCGTCGCGCGCCCGCACCGTCGTGGAGGCGTGGGCCGAGCGCACCCGCGCCCTCTCGGCGATGCCCGGCATCCGCCAGGTGTTCCCGTTCGAGAACCGCGGCGAGGCCATCGGCGTGACGCTGCACCATCCGCACGGGCAGATCTACTCGTACCCCTACATCACGCCGCGCACGCGCCGGCTCGTCGAGTCGATCGAGCGGTTCGGGCCGGGGCTGTTCCAGCGGATCCTCGAGACAGAGCAGGCGTCCGAGCGCGTCGTGCTGCGCGGCGAGCACTTCACGGCGTTCGTGCCGTTCGCGGCGCGCTGGCCCGTGGAGATCCACCTGCTGCCCCACCGCCACGTGCCCGACCTCGCCGAGACGACGGAGGCCGAGCGCGACGAGCTCGCGACGATGTACCTGGAGCTGCTCCAGGGGATGGACCGGCTCTACGACACCCCGACGCCGTACATCTCCGCCTGGCACCAGGCGCCGGTGGACGCGCACCGCGACGAGATCCGGCTGATGCTGCAGATCACGTCGCCGCGCCGCGCGGCCGACAAGCTCAAGTTCCTTGCCGGATCCGAGGCGGCCATGGGCGCCTGGATCGGCGACGTGCCGCCGGAGAAGGCGGCCGAGATGATCCGGAAGGCAGTGGAGGACGCATGA
- the galK gene encoding galactokinase, producing the protein MTDIRDDVREGFRARFEREPHGVWSSPGRVNLIGEHTDYNEGFVFPFAIDRRTVIALAPRDDDRIRLASSFSDEVVEARLADLTGERIDGWQAYPLGVAWALGQRGADLAAVPGFDVFIDSDVPVGAGLSSSAALEGSIALALDDIWRLGLDRPTLAAVGQLAENEIVGAPTGIMDQSASLLGQQDAGVFLDCRSLDAEVIPLGLEAAGLTIAVIDTHVAHAHADGGYRARRESCEQGARLMGVASLRDLAVDDLVRAREVLDDETFRRVRHIVTENQRVLDTVRALREEGPRAIGELLDASHRSMRDDFEISVPELDLAVEVAQNEGAIGARMTGGGFGGSAIALIDVDSLSRLQVAIDGAFAEHGYTGPTVFTVTPSDGAKAEQ; encoded by the coding sequence ATGACCGACATCCGAGACGACGTGCGCGAGGGATTCCGCGCCCGCTTCGAGCGCGAGCCGCACGGCGTGTGGTCCTCGCCCGGGCGAGTGAACCTCATCGGCGAGCACACCGACTACAACGAGGGCTTCGTGTTCCCGTTCGCGATCGACCGCCGCACGGTCATCGCGCTCGCGCCGCGGGACGACGACCGGATCCGCCTCGCCAGCTCCTTCTCCGACGAGGTCGTGGAGGCGCGCCTCGCCGACCTCACCGGCGAGCGCATCGACGGCTGGCAGGCCTACCCGCTCGGCGTCGCCTGGGCGCTCGGCCAGCGCGGGGCCGACCTCGCGGCCGTCCCCGGCTTCGACGTGTTCATCGACAGCGACGTGCCCGTGGGCGCGGGGCTGTCGTCGTCGGCCGCGCTCGAGGGATCCATCGCGCTCGCGCTCGACGACATCTGGCGCCTGGGCCTCGACCGGCCGACCCTCGCGGCGGTGGGGCAGCTCGCCGAGAACGAGATCGTGGGCGCGCCGACCGGGATCATGGACCAGTCCGCGAGCCTCCTCGGCCAGCAGGACGCGGGCGTGTTCCTGGACTGCCGCTCGCTCGACGCCGAGGTCATCCCGCTCGGGCTCGAGGCGGCCGGCCTCACCATCGCCGTGATCGACACCCACGTCGCCCACGCGCACGCCGACGGCGGCTACCGCGCGCGCCGCGAGTCGTGCGAGCAGGGCGCGCGCCTGATGGGCGTCGCGTCGCTGCGCGACCTCGCGGTCGACGACCTGGTCCGCGCCCGCGAGGTGCTCGACGACGAGACGTTCCGCCGCGTGCGCCACATCGTCACCGAGAACCAGCGCGTGCTCGACACCGTGCGCGCGCTGCGCGAGGAGGGCCCGCGCGCCATCGGCGAGCTGCTCGACGCGAGCCACCGGTCCATGCGCGACGACTTCGAGATCAGCGTCCCGGAGCTCGACCTCGCGGTCGAGGTCGCGCAGAACGAGGGCGCGATCGGCGCGCGCATGACGGGCGGGGGCTTCGGCGGATCCGCCATCGCGCTCATCGACGTCGACTCGCTGTCGCGCCTGCAGGTCGCCATCGACGGCGCGTTCGCGGAGCACGGCTACACGGGGCCGACCGTCTTCACGGTCACGCCGTCGGACGGGGCGAAGGCGGAGCAGTAG
- a CDS encoding gamma carbonic anhydrase family protein: MTVDPQATVRALPGSPAPDIAPDVLVAAGARVVGRVTLAAGSSVWFNAVLRAEAADIRIGARSNLQDNVSCHVDAGFPLTVGTGVSVGHNAVLHGCTIEDDCIVGMSATVMNGAVVGRESLLAGGTVVLEGQVIPPRSLVAGVPGKVRRELTDEEVAGLRANADHYVENARLHAGAIPTPAVLLGAERVEATGPAREEGTA; this comes from the coding sequence ATGACCGTCGATCCCCAGGCCACCGTCCGCGCGCTCCCCGGATCGCCCGCGCCCGACATCGCGCCCGACGTCCTCGTGGCGGCGGGCGCGCGCGTCGTCGGGCGCGTGACGCTCGCCGCGGGATCCAGCGTGTGGTTCAACGCCGTGCTGCGCGCGGAGGCGGCGGACATCCGGATCGGCGCGCGCTCCAACCTCCAGGACAACGTCAGCTGCCACGTCGACGCGGGCTTCCCGCTCACGGTCGGCACGGGCGTGAGCGTCGGCCACAACGCGGTGCTGCACGGCTGCACGATCGAGGACGACTGCATCGTGGGCATGTCCGCCACGGTGATGAACGGCGCCGTCGTCGGCCGGGAGTCGCTCCTCGCCGGCGGCACCGTCGTGCTCGAGGGTCAGGTGATCCCGCCGCGCTCGCTCGTCGCCGGCGTGCCCGGCAAGGTGCGGCGCGAGCTCACCGACGAGGAGGTCGCGGGGCTCCGGGCGAACGCCGACCACTACGTGGAGAACGCCCGGTTGCACGCGGGCGCGATCCCCACGCCGGCCGTGCTCCTGGGCGCCGAGCGCGTCGAGGCGACGGGGCCCGCACGCGAGGAGGGGACGGCCTGA
- a CDS encoding bifunctional methylenetetrahydrofolate dehydrogenase/methenyltetrahydrofolate cyclohydrolase: MTAVVLDGVATASAVKSELAVRIRALREQGLVPGLGTLLVGDDPGSRAYVAGKHRDCAEVGIESIRVDLPADATEADVRLAIERLNSDPAVTGYIVQLPLPAGIDENAMLELIDPSKDADGLHPTNLGRLVLGVQGELTSPLPCTPAGIVEMLQRYEVPIAGQHVVVVGRGLTVGRPLGLLLTRKGLDATVTLTHSRTRDLEQEVRRADIVVAAVGVAHLISPEWVKPGAAVLDVGITRVVDPETGKARLTGDVDPAVAEVAGHLSPNPRGVGPMTRAMLLANVVQAAERDARLAAELRG, encoded by the coding sequence GTGACCGCGGTCGTGCTCGACGGCGTCGCCACCGCGTCGGCCGTCAAGTCGGAGCTCGCCGTGCGGATCCGCGCACTCCGCGAGCAGGGCCTCGTCCCCGGGCTCGGCACGCTGCTCGTAGGCGACGACCCGGGATCGCGCGCATACGTCGCGGGCAAGCACCGCGACTGCGCCGAGGTGGGGATCGAGTCCATCCGCGTCGACCTCCCGGCCGACGCCACCGAGGCCGACGTGCGCCTGGCGATCGAGCGGCTCAACTCGGATCCGGCCGTCACGGGCTACATCGTGCAGCTGCCGCTCCCGGCGGGCATCGACGAGAACGCCATGCTCGAGCTCATCGACCCGTCCAAGGACGCGGACGGTCTCCACCCCACCAACCTCGGGCGTCTCGTGCTCGGCGTGCAGGGCGAGCTGACCTCGCCGCTGCCGTGCACTCCCGCCGGCATCGTCGAGATGCTCCAGCGGTACGAGGTGCCGATCGCCGGCCAGCACGTGGTCGTCGTCGGCCGCGGGCTCACGGTCGGACGACCGCTCGGCCTGCTGCTCACGCGCAAGGGCCTCGACGCCACCGTCACGCTCACGCACTCCCGCACGCGCGACCTCGAGCAGGAGGTCCGCCGGGCGGACATCGTGGTCGCGGCCGTGGGTGTCGCGCACCTCATCAGCCCCGAGTGGGTCAAGCCGGGCGCCGCGGTGCTCGACGTCGGGATCACGCGTGTCGTGGATCCCGAGACCGGGAAGGCGCGCCTCACGGGCGACGTGGATCCGGCTGTCGCCGAGGTCGCCGGGCACCTGTCGCCGAACCCGCGCGGGGTCGGGCCGATGACCCGCGCGATGCTGCTCGCCAACGTGGTGCAGGCCGCCGAACGCGACGCGCGCCTGGCCGCCGAGCTCCGCGGCTGA
- the glyA gene encoding serine hydroxymethyltransferase, with protein MPVDQSFNAPLSEVDPEIAAVLEQELGRQRGTLEMIASENFVPRAVLQSQGSVLTNKYAEGYPGRRYYGGCEFVDVAEQLAIDRAKSLFGAEFANVQPHSGATANAAVLAAIAQPGDTILGLELAHGGHLTHGMKLNFSGKLYDAAAYGVDPDTFLIDMDVVREKALAHRPQVIIAGWSAYPRHLDFAAFRSIADEVGAKLWVDMAHFAGLVAAGVHPSPVPYADVVSSTVHKTLAGPRSGVILSRDTALAKKLNSAVFPGQQGGPLMHVIAAKATAFKIAATEEFADRQRRTIQGAQILAERLVAADSTEAGVSVLTGGTDVHLVLADLRNSPIEGKQAEDALHEVGITVNRNSVPFDPRPPMVTSGVRIGTSALATRGFGETEFTEVADIIAETLKPGSDLAALRARVLTLTDGFPLYEGLTQ; from the coding sequence ATGCCCGTCGACCAGTCCTTCAACGCCCCCCTCTCCGAGGTCGACCCGGAGATCGCGGCCGTCCTCGAGCAGGAGCTCGGGCGTCAGCGCGGCACCCTCGAGATGATCGCGAGCGAGAACTTCGTGCCGCGCGCGGTGCTGCAGTCGCAGGGATCCGTGCTCACCAACAAGTACGCGGAGGGCTACCCGGGCCGCCGCTACTACGGCGGCTGCGAGTTCGTCGACGTGGCCGAGCAGCTCGCCATCGACCGCGCGAAGAGCCTCTTCGGCGCCGAGTTCGCGAACGTCCAGCCGCACTCGGGCGCCACCGCCAACGCCGCCGTCCTCGCCGCCATCGCGCAGCCCGGCGACACGATCCTCGGCCTCGAGCTCGCGCACGGCGGCCACCTCACGCACGGCATGAAGCTCAACTTCTCCGGCAAGCTCTACGACGCGGCGGCGTACGGCGTCGATCCCGACACCTTCCTCATCGACATGGACGTCGTGCGCGAGAAGGCGCTCGCGCACCGCCCGCAGGTCATCATCGCGGGCTGGTCGGCGTACCCCCGCCACCTCGACTTCGCCGCGTTCCGGTCGATCGCCGACGAGGTCGGCGCGAAGCTCTGGGTCGACATGGCGCACTTCGCGGGCCTCGTGGCCGCGGGCGTGCACCCCTCGCCCGTCCCGTACGCGGACGTCGTCTCCTCCACCGTGCACAAGACCCTCGCGGGCCCCCGGTCCGGCGTGATCCTCAGCCGCGACACCGCGCTCGCCAAGAAGCTCAACTCGGCCGTGTTCCCGGGCCAGCAGGGCGGCCCGCTCATGCACGTCATCGCGGCCAAGGCCACGGCGTTCAAGATCGCGGCCACCGAGGAGTTCGCGGACCGCCAGCGCCGCACCATCCAGGGCGCGCAGATCCTCGCCGAGCGCCTCGTCGCGGCCGACTCCACCGAGGCCGGCGTCTCGGTCCTCACGGGCGGCACGGACGTGCACCTCGTGCTCGCGGATCTGCGGAACTCGCCCATCGAGGGCAAGCAGGCGGAGGACGCGCTGCACGAGGTCGGCATCACGGTCAACCGCAACTCGGTGCCGTTCGACCCGCGCCCGCCGATGGTCACCTCCGGCGTCCGCATCGGCACGTCCGCGCTCGCGACCCGCGGCTTCGGCGAGACCGAGTTCACGGAGGTGGCGGACATCATCGCCGAGACCCTGAAGCCCGGCAGCGACCTCGCCGCCCTGCGTGCGCGCGTGCTCACGCTCACCGACGGCTTCCCGCTCTACGAGGGCCTCACCCAGTGA
- a CDS encoding DUF3459 domain-containing protein has protein sequence MGSAALTTDPAEGGRDRDDARADDASTHEDRALADPAAAPPFDRDAIAADLRPLVGDDADALADALADDLCEVRPRRTPTDGSPDGLDLDRRTGGVCYVDRYADDLRGLAARIPALRDLGLTHLQITPVAEPAAADADPAALLAPGVRVRAGLGSAADLGDLADALHDGGLALAVDLSPADADAPLADRIRGAVREAAALAAVGADVVRVDPADVLGEHPDADRAALLRVIAALGRRASPALALAVAADADPRGSAELLDGDAVRLADDPALTALVWEALATRSAALLGRALEHRGDVPAGSARTARVRSHDALRFAFDDDDARALGIDPDEHRRFLAEYHVGGFPGSHARGIWHPGGAVAGTTASLAGLEQDDPGAVERILLAHSIALSTGGLPLIVLGDEVGQLNDYGYDDVPAHADDSRWVNRPLYPFERYDQRDDRTTSTGVIHAGIRRLVAVRRATPALGGTRVVGFDANDPHVLGYQRPHDDGTVLVLANLGDEPATVSAETLGGFAEHAVDLVRDERLRLTKGIVLSPRTFVWLQATHDLA, from the coding sequence ATGGGGAGCGCAGCGCTCACGACCGATCCCGCGGAAGGCGGACGCGACCGCGACGACGCGCGCGCGGACGACGCGTCCACCCACGAGGACCGCGCCCTCGCCGACCCGGCCGCCGCGCCCCCGTTCGACCGGGACGCCATCGCCGCCGACCTCCGTCCGCTCGTGGGCGACGACGCCGACGCGCTCGCGGACGCGCTCGCCGACGACCTCTGCGAGGTGCGCCCCCGCCGCACGCCGACCGACGGATCCCCCGACGGCCTCGACCTCGACCGCCGCACGGGCGGCGTCTGCTACGTCGACCGCTACGCCGACGACCTCCGTGGCCTCGCCGCGAGGATCCCCGCCCTCCGCGACCTCGGCCTCACGCACCTGCAGATCACGCCGGTCGCCGAGCCGGCCGCCGCAGACGCCGATCCCGCAGCGCTCCTGGCGCCGGGCGTGCGCGTGCGGGCCGGCCTCGGATCCGCCGCCGACCTCGGCGACCTGGCCGACGCCCTGCACGACGGCGGTCTCGCGCTCGCGGTCGACCTCTCCCCCGCCGACGCCGACGCGCCCCTCGCCGACCGGATCCGCGGCGCCGTCCGCGAGGCCGCCGCCCTCGCCGCCGTCGGGGCCGACGTGGTCCGGGTGGATCCCGCCGACGTCCTCGGCGAGCACCCCGACGCCGACCGGGCCGCGCTCCTCCGCGTCATCGCCGCCCTCGGCCGCCGCGCCTCCCCCGCGCTCGCGCTGGCCGTCGCCGCCGACGCCGACCCCCGAGGATCCGCCGAGCTGCTCGACGGCGACGCCGTGCGCCTCGCCGACGACCCGGCGCTGACCGCGCTCGTCTGGGAGGCGCTCGCCACCCGATCCGCCGCCCTCCTCGGGCGCGCCCTCGAGCACCGCGGCGACGTGCCCGCCGGCTCCGCCCGCACCGCGCGCGTCCGCAGCCACGACGCGCTCCGCTTCGCCTTCGACGACGACGACGCGCGCGCCCTCGGCATCGACCCGGACGAGCACCGCCGCTTCCTCGCCGAGTACCACGTGGGCGGGTTCCCCGGCAGCCACGCGCGCGGCATCTGGCACCCGGGCGGCGCGGTCGCCGGCACCACGGCGTCCCTCGCGGGCCTCGAGCAGGACGACCCGGGCGCGGTCGAGCGGATCCTGCTCGCCCACTCCATCGCGCTCAGCACGGGCGGCCTGCCGCTGATCGTGCTCGGCGACGAGGTCGGCCAGCTCAACGACTACGGCTACGACGACGTCCCCGCGCACGCCGACGACAGCAGGTGGGTGAACCGCCCGCTCTACCCGTTCGAGCGCTACGACCAGCGCGACGACCGCACCACGAGCACGGGCGTCATCCACGCCGGGATCCGCCGGCTCGTCGCGGTCCGCCGCGCCACGCCCGCGCTCGGCGGCACGCGCGTCGTCGGCTTCGACGCGAACGACCCCCACGTGCTCGGCTACCAGCGCCCGCACGACGACGGCACGGTCCTCGTGCTCGCGAACCTCGGCGACGAGCCGGCGACGGTCTCCGCGGAGACGCTCGGCGGGTTCGCGGAGCACGCCGTGGACCTCGTGCGCGACGAGCGGCTCCGCCTCACCAAGGGCATCGTCCTCAGCCCGCGCACGTTCGTCTGGCTCCAGGCGACTCACGACCTCGCGTGA
- a CDS encoding LysR substrate-binding domain-containing protein: MLDPTLLATFLAVADTRSFTQAAARLGISQPTVSQQVRRLERAVDRTLIARDTRAMRLTDAGDAMAGFARTILAAHRAAESYFGGSEVSGRLRFGTADDLAITQLPRILRHFRQLHPQIELELTVTQSGPLHRRLLAGQLDLILTKTTVDEQPTARLVGRDRMVWVGLERTLVEPGATVPLIAYRAPSISRQMAMDALEREGRTWRITCSTRDVNGVLAAVRAGMGVAVLPQALIPTDLVKVTSRLGLPELDEVDYVLMDNPAGPRASIEALTSAIMSRGVTRAS; encoded by the coding sequence GTGCTCGATCCGACCCTGCTCGCGACCTTCCTCGCCGTCGCGGACACCCGCAGCTTCACGCAGGCGGCCGCGCGCCTCGGGATCAGCCAGCCGACCGTGAGCCAGCAGGTGCGCCGGCTCGAGCGGGCCGTCGACCGCACGCTCATCGCGCGCGACACCCGGGCGATGCGCCTCACCGACGCGGGCGACGCCATGGCGGGCTTCGCGCGCACGATCCTCGCGGCGCACCGGGCGGCGGAGAGCTACTTCGGCGGATCCGAGGTGAGCGGCCGCCTGCGCTTCGGCACCGCGGACGACCTTGCCATCACGCAGCTGCCGCGGATCCTCCGCCACTTCCGGCAGCTGCACCCGCAGATCGAGCTGGAGCTCACGGTCACGCAGAGCGGACCGCTGCACCGGCGGCTGCTCGCGGGCCAGCTCGACCTGATCCTCACCAAGACCACGGTCGACGAGCAGCCGACCGCGCGCCTCGTGGGCCGCGACCGGATGGTGTGGGTCGGGCTCGAGCGCACGCTGGTGGAGCCGGGCGCGACCGTGCCGCTCATCGCGTACCGCGCGCCGAGCATCAGCAGGCAGATGGCGATGGACGCGCTCGAGCGGGAGGGCCGCACCTGGCGGATCACGTGCAGCACGCGCGACGTGAACGGGGTGCTCGCCGCGGTGCGCGCCGGCATGGGCGTCGCGGTGCTGCCGCAGGCGCTGATCCCGACGGACCTCGTGAAGGTGACCTCGCGGCTCGGCCTGCCCGAGCTCGACGAGGTGGACTACGTGCTGATGGACAACCCGGCCGGGCCGCGCGCCTCCATCGAGGCGCTGACGTCGGCGATCATGTCTCGCGGGGTGACGCGCGCGAGCTGA
- a CDS encoding MFS transporter: MTPPNAFPPTAPLPIQTRRPPWRHTLIALSVPNFRRFTASNVIAMTSGWMQRIAQDWLVLELTGSVTAVGITVAMQFAPMLFFGLLGGVIVDRCSKRMLMMITQGTYAVLSALLAVLTLSGAVEAWHIFAIAFATGLVTVIDNPARQVFVTEIVGQQHLRNAISVNSSVFQLGGMVGPALSGILLLAVGAGWSFAINALACVVVVLTLWSLKTRDLIRIPPAPRRRGQLAEGLRYARSKPTILWPVVLVAVFSVFGLTMPVLLAAFASQVYDVGAGGYGFFNSMVAIGALTGALLSTRRATVRLRTIVVGVGITGLLQAAAGLMPGIAPFAVLLVTVGMASLLFQTAANSLVQLSSNVAIRGRVMSVYVLVLLGGQAIGGPLMGGIVEAWGVHAGMVVSGGMPALAAAVVAVILARRGQLTLEVVVRRHVPRVRITPRTPGAGRPRVAGADEGTTGGGLSRARRSRGGAAARRPGRTGSRTPRARSPR; this comes from the coding sequence GTGACCCCGCCGAACGCCTTCCCCCCGACCGCCCCGCTCCCGATCCAGACCCGCCGCCCGCCGTGGCGCCACACGCTCATCGCCCTGAGCGTGCCGAACTTCCGCCGGTTCACGGCCTCCAACGTCATCGCCATGACCTCGGGCTGGATGCAGCGCATCGCCCAGGACTGGCTCGTGCTCGAGCTCACCGGCAGCGTGACGGCGGTCGGCATCACGGTGGCGATGCAGTTCGCGCCGATGCTGTTCTTCGGCCTGCTCGGCGGCGTCATCGTCGACCGGTGCTCGAAGCGCATGCTGATGATGATCACGCAGGGCACCTACGCGGTCCTCAGCGCGCTGCTCGCCGTGCTCACGCTCTCGGGCGCGGTCGAGGCGTGGCACATCTTCGCCATCGCGTTCGCGACCGGGCTGGTGACGGTGATCGACAACCCGGCGCGCCAGGTGTTCGTCACCGAGATCGTGGGGCAGCAGCACCTGCGGAACGCGATCAGCGTCAACTCGTCGGTGTTCCAGCTCGGCGGCATGGTGGGGCCCGCGCTCAGCGGGATCCTGCTGCTCGCGGTCGGCGCCGGCTGGTCGTTCGCGATCAACGCGCTCGCGTGCGTCGTCGTCGTCCTCACGCTCTGGAGCCTGAAGACGCGCGACCTGATCCGCATCCCGCCCGCCCCGCGCCGCCGCGGCCAGCTCGCGGAGGGTCTCAGGTACGCGCGGTCGAAGCCGACCATCCTGTGGCCCGTCGTGCTCGTGGCCGTGTTCAGCGTCTTCGGCCTCACGATGCCCGTGCTGCTCGCGGCATTCGCGAGCCAGGTCTACGACGTGGGCGCGGGCGGCTACGGGTTCTTCAACTCGATGGTGGCGATCGGCGCGCTCACGGGCGCGCTGCTCTCGACCCGGCGCGCGACCGTGCGGCTGCGGACCATCGTGGTCGGCGTCGGGATCACGGGCCTGCTGCAGGCCGCCGCGGGGCTCATGCCCGGGATCGCGCCGTTCGCGGTGCTGCTCGTGACGGTCGGCATGGCGTCGCTGCTGTTCCAGACCGCGGCGAACTCGCTCGTGCAGCTCTCCAGCAACGTGGCCATCCGCGGCCGCGTGATGAGCGTCTACGTGCTCGTGCTGCTCGGCGGCCAGGCCATCGGCGGTCCGCTCATGGGCGGGATCGTCGAGGCGTGGGGCGTGCACGCCGGCATGGTCGTGTCCGGCGGGATGCCCGCGCTGGCCGCCGCGGTGGTCGCCGTGATCCTCGCCCGCCGCGGCCAGCTGACCCTCGAGGTCGTGGTGCGCCGGCACGTGCCGCGCGTTCGGATCACGCCCCGCACGCCGGGCGCCGGGCGCCCCCGCGTCGCCGGAGCGGACGAGGGGACGACCGGCGGGGGGCTCAGCCGCGCACGTCGATCGCGCGGTGGCGCTGCTGCACGCCGGCCGGGCCGTACGGGTAGTCGGACACCACGGGCGCGCTCACCGCGCTGA